One Oryza brachyantha chromosome 3, ObraRS2, whole genome shotgun sequence DNA segment encodes these proteins:
- the LOC102718353 gene encoding probable aquaporin PIP2-8: MGGGVLHPASVTGVVNIYILRTVMAGSSKDYHDPPPTPLVDAGELGKWSLYRATIAEFTATLLFVCITVTTVIGHKRQSAEACAGAGVLGIAWAFGGIIFVLVYCTAGISGGHINPAVTFAMLLARRVSLPRAALYMIAQCLGAMCGAGLARALHGGRQYARHGGGANELVEGYSAGAGFAAEMVGTFVLVYTVLSATDPKRKARDSHVPVLAPLPIGLAVLVVHLATIPITGTGINPARSLGPAVVYNGSKAWKEQWMFWVGPFAGAGAAILYHQYILRGAAAKAFASSYLAHFAS, encoded by the exons ATGGGTGGGGGCGTTTTGCATCCAGCTAGCG ttaCTGGagtagtaaatatatatatactacgtACTGTAATGGCGGGTAGCAGCAAGGACTACCACGATCCTCCTCCCACGCCGCTAGtggacgccggcgagctgggAAAGTGGTCCCTCTACCGTGCCACCATCGCCGAGTTCACCGCCACGCTGCTCTTCGTCTGCATCACTGTGACCACCGTCATTGGCCACAAGCGCCAGTCGGCTGAggcctgcgccggcgccggcgtgcttGGCATCGCCTGGGCTTTCGGTGGCATCATCTTCGTGCTCGTGTACTGCACCGCTGGCATCTCCGGCGGGCACATCAACCCAGCCGTCACCTTCGCCATGCTGCTCGCGCGCAGGGTCTCGCTGCCGCGCGCTGCGCTCTACATGATCGCGCAGTGCCTCGGCGCCATGTGCGGCGCGGGCCTCGCTAGGGCGCTGCACGGTGGTCGTCAGTACgcgcgccacggcggcggtgccaaCGAGCTGGTGGAGGGCTACTCCGCTGGCGCGGGGTTCGCCGCCGAGATGGTGGGCACCTTCGTGCTGGTGTACACGGTGTTGTCGGCGACCGACCCGAAGCGCAAGGCACGGGACTCGCACGTGCCCGTGCTGGCGCCGCTGCCCATCGGGTTGGCGGTGCTGGTGGTGCACCTGGCCACCATCCCCATCACCGGCACTGGCATCAACCCGGCGCGCAGCCTGGGGCCGGCCGTCGTTTACAACGGCAGCAAGGCGTGGAAAGAGCAGTGGATGTTCTGGGTGGGgcccttcgccggcgccggcgccgcaatACTGTACCACCAGTACATCCTCAGGGGCGCTGCTGCCAAGGCCTTCGCCTCCTCCTACCTCGCCCattttgctagctag
- the LOC102701156 gene encoding rhodanese-like domain-containing protein 8, chloroplastic, which produces MAAAIDLRPRPRPRFVRVFPAPPRQHSLSLSPRPRTLLLRCSSSPVSAAVTKPPQPQEFIVVTFYKFVPVQDPRAEVARHLHFLQGRDLHGRIYMNEQGINAQYSGPHKDAIAYADWLRKDHRFHDLLVQTSPSLCGHAFPRLKLRYKPSLVQLEGGCSHLPLVDPSMRATPLTPSEWRERLEARKCLDASLSEAAGDTSGKKLLLLDVRNDYEWDIGHFQGAQRPNVDCFRSTSFGLSESEQEMDSSDPLNGIDKENTDILMYCTGGIRCDMYSTILRKKGFRNLYTLKGGVSNYLKEEGSAGWVGNLFVFDGRLSLPPVTFKPVAGAAAAAADDDEGRNRSSSELGRCYACGSEVVELRHRNCANIDCNRLYLCCRRCVGELRGCCCQICTAAPRLRPLLPPHQRYQKWHHYRHLDLGAPSS; this is translated from the exons ATGGCGGCCGCCATCGacctccgcccccgcccccgcccccgcttCGTCCGCGTATTTCCCGCCCCGCCTCGCCAacactccctctctctctcgcctcgCCCTCGTACCCTTCTCCTCCGTTGTTCCTCCTCCCCCGTAAGCGCCGCAGTTACCAAGCCCCCCCAACCCCAAGAGTTCATCGTCGTCACCTTCTATAAGTTCGTGCCCGTCCAGGACCCCCGCGCCGAAGTGGCCAGACACCTCCACTTCCTCCAG GGACGCGACTTACATGGCCGCATTTACATGAATGAGCAGGGAATCAATGCCCAG TACAGTGGTCCACATAAAGATGCAATAGCATATGCAGATTGGCTTAGAAAAGACCATCGATTTCATGATCTACTTGTCCAAACCTCTCCATCGTTATGTGGGCATGCTTTTCCTCGGCTGAAACTGCGGTACAAACCATCGCTTGTTCAG TTGGAAGGAGGTTGTTCACATCTTCCTTTGGTGGACCCTAGCATGCGGGCGACACCATTGACTCCATCGGAATGGAGGGAAAGACTTGAAGCTAGAAAATGCCTTGATGCGTCATTGAGTGAAGCAGCCGGAGATACCTCTGGAAAGAAGCTTTTGCTCCTCGATGTCAGGAATG ATTACGAATGGGATATTGGGCATTTTCAAGGAGCTCAGCGGCCTAATGTGGACTGCTTCAGGAGCACTTCCTTTGGGCTCTCTGAGTCAGAGCAGGAG ATGGATTCTTCGGATCCACTAAATGGTATAGACAAAGAGAATACGGATATACTAATGTACTGCACTGGGGGCATAAGATGTGATATGTATTCAACGATTCTTCG GAAGAAGGGCTTCCGGAACCTGTATACATTGAAGGGAGGAGTGTCCAATTATCTGAAGGAGGAGGGCTCTGCAGGGTGGGTGGGGAATTTGTTCGTCTTTGATGGACGGCTCTCCCTGCCACCGGTAACTTTCAAGCCTGTAGCgggagcagcagctgctgctgctgatgatgatgaggggAGAAACAGAAGCAGTTCAGAGCTGGGGAGATGCTATGCATGCGGGTCGGAGGTGGTCGAGTTGAGGCACCGGAACTGCGCAAACATCGACTGCAACCGGCTTTACCT GTGCTGCCGGCGGTGCGTGGGGGAGCTGAGAGGGTGCTGCTGCCAGATCTGCACGGCGGCGCCTCGCCTGCGACCGCTGCTGCCACCACACCAGAGATACCAGAAGTGGCATCACTACCGCCATCTGGACCTGGGAGCACCATCATCCTAG
- the LOC102718640 gene encoding F-box protein At4g00755-like, with product MEPGQEEEAARFDFLEWLHPDTSATVFTFLDHPAHLARASAVSRSWRRFVVGNGFSKIQCLRLCPDVSNFTSVSATQPQVVNVELEAHHHHMAYVHLSHGLLSPSPHEDCTIRCIGASTTDNFPEETIQNTLYPIDRVDMMRPSYWSSAGHLDPAVPESLFYILRSDLCLLHQINIQPFKAFFQYGDPIYSSKYVRFRLGYPKTPLPSELLVSHENQGQLAADENYIWTYTSPQFPMLQENALQSFKLPRPVLCIGGVVKIELLGRVQKQAMDGLYYICISHVQIVGNPLPPELGVAPYKNGVALKYYPDTGRSSVCRDGRRSPPNKWRNFASRIWHSGPARGIGWNQAILSRLFGAHDAPEET from the exons ATGGAGcctggacaagaagaggaggcCGCACGCTTCGACTTCCTCGAGTGGCTTCATCCGGACACCTCCGCCACCGTCTTCACCTTCCTCGACCACCCTGCTCATCTcgcccgcgcctccgccgtctCCCGCTCCTGGCGCCGATTCG TCGTTGGGAATGGCTTCAGCAAGATCCAATGCCTGCGGCTTTGCCCTGATGTCTCAAACTTTACCAGTGTAAGTGCTACCCAACCCCAAGTCGTGAACGTGGAGCTGGAggcgcaccaccaccacatgGCGTACGTGCATCTCAGCCATGGCCTTCTCTCGCCATCGCCACATGAGGATTGCACCATCCGCTGCATCGGTGCCTCCACCACCGACAATTTCCCTGAGGAGACCATACAAAACACTCTTTACCCCATTGATCGGGTGGACATGATGAGGCCGTCTTATTGGTCCAGCGCCGGCCACTTGGATCCTGCCGTGCCTGAATCCCTCTTCTACATCCTTCGCTCTGATCTGTGCCTCCTTCATCAAATCAACATTCAGCCATTCAAAG CCTTCTTCCAGTACGGAGATCCTATTTACTCATCGAAGTATGTACGCTTCCGGTTGGGTTACCCAAAGACACCTCTACCATCTGAGTTACTTGTGTCTCATGAGAATCAAGGCCAGTTGGCTGCTGATGAAAACTATATCTGGACCTACACATCTCCACAATTTCCAATGCTTCAG GAAAATGCCCTTCAGTCTTTTAAGTTACCACGCCCAGTTCTATGCATCGGTGGAGTTGTGAAGATTGAGCTTCTTGGTAGGGTTCAGAAACAGGCAATGGATGGTCTGTACTACATATG CATATCCCATGTCCAAATAGTGGGGAATCCACTGCCACCGGAACTTGGGGTAGCTCCTTACAAGAATGGCGTAGCTCTCAAGTATTACCCTGATACTGGCAGATCCAGTGTGTGCCGTGATGGTCGCAGGAGCCCCCCTAATAAATGGCGCAACTTCGCCTCCAGAATTTGGCACTCAGGTCCAGCTCGAGGAATAGGATGGAACCAGGCCATCTTAAGCAGGCTGTTTGGTGCCCATGATGCACCCGAGGAGACTTAG
- the LOC102718918 gene encoding LOW QUALITY PROTEIN: pentatricopeptide repeat-containing protein At5g52850, chloroplastic-like (The sequence of the model RefSeq protein was modified relative to this genomic sequence to represent the inferred CDS: inserted 1 base in 1 codon) translates to MRPRLCRAASSWAAAVADHARSGRHDTALTVFRRVLAVHPAAAAADELACSALLRCCDARLASQIHAQACRRGLVASNPVLACSLLGFYAAAASSPTAAIPPVGKLFDEMTHKDAISYTAMISVLVRAGYRRQALALYPCMLQAGAPPTAHTFAELLSACASGRLHCQGSQLHAQLLRWGTDLNLVLKTALVHMYCNCGSMDYAHTVLNSTPQTDVVLWTAIITGYAQSGDLQAALQMLRCMTGAAVLPNAFTYAALIAACSSSRALQAGRQIHARLFKFALEHDTSVCNALVDLYSKSSNRLLDLLHSFHAVHKPNVVSWTALIAGLVCNGRDEEAFLAFSQMRVSGVCPNSFTVSTLLKGSSSSLAFLHAKKIHCYVLKTSFESLDAAVGNSLVDLYVRFARMDDAWAVATTMAFIRDRFTYTSLARGLNQMGLQWRALEMVVRMFHEDVDVDGYSLASFLSSAASLISIEIGKQLHSCSVKLGLSSDISVSNSLIDMYSKCKYMGDAKNVFQSIREPRVVSWNALMSALVSNKCYKEALSAFEDMILVGAKPDGITLSLVLFACNHGGLVDIGIKYFNSMGTLFGVLPQRSHYTLFLDMLGRAGRLTEAANIVDVIPVEPDXVNVQFFVGIMKSP, encoded by the exons ATGCGCCCCCGCCTCTGCCGCGCTGCCtcctcctgggccgccgccgtcgccgaccacgCGCGCTCCGGTCGCCACGACACCGCGCTCACTGTCTTCCGCCGCGTTCTCGCCGTCCacccggcggccgccgccgccgacgagctcgccTGCTCCGCCCTCCTCCGCTGCTGCGATGCCCGTTTGGCCTCCCAGATACACGCCCAGGCATGCCGACGCGGCTTGGTGGCCTCCAATCCCGTCCTGGCTTGCTCCCTGCTCGGCTTCTACGCTGCCGCCGCTTCCTCCCCCACCGCCGCAATACCTCCTGTCGGCAAGCTGTTCGACGAAATGACGCACAAGGATGCCATCTCCTATACTGCCATGATCTCGGTTCTCGTCCGCGCGGGCTACCGGAGGCAAGCTCTTGCGCTCTATCCCTGCATGCTCCAAGCTGGTGCACCGCCCACCGCTCATACCTTCGCGGAGCTACTGTCTGCCTGCGCCTCCGGCCGCTTGCACTGCCAAGGCAGCCAGCTTCATGCTCAGCTCCTGCGCTGGGGGACGGATCTCAACCTGGTGCTCAAGACTGCGCTCGTCCATATGTACTGCAACTGCGGCTCCATGGACTATGCGCACACCGTGCTCAACTCCACGCCACAAACCGACGTCGTGCTCTGGACTGCCATTATTACTGGCTACGCTCAGAGTGGAGACCTCCAGGCCGCTCTCCAGATGTTGCGCTGCATGACTGGCGCTGCAGTGCTGCCCAATGCCTTCACCTACGCTGCGCTGATCGCtgcctgctcctcctcccggGCACTGCAGGCTGGACGGCAGATTCATGCCCGGTTGTTCAAGTTTGCGCTGGAGCATGATACCTCCGTGTGCAATGCACTTGTGGACTTGTACAGCAAGTCCTCCAACCGTTTGCTTGACTTGTTGCACTCTTTCCATGCGGTCCACAAGCCGAATGTCGTCTCATGGACTGCCTTGATTGCTGGTCTTGTGTGCAATGGAAGAGATGAGGAGGCATTTTTGGCATTTTCTCAGATGCGGGTTAGCGGGGTGTGTCCCAACTCCTTCACCGTGTCCACTCTTCTCAAAGGCAGTAGCTCCTCGCTAGCTTTCCTGCATGCTAAGAAAATCCATTGTTATGTTCTCAAGACCAGCTTTGAATCTTTGGATGCAGCTGTTGGGAACTCCTTGGTTGATCTTTATGTTAGGTTTGCAAGAATGGACGATGCATGGGCAGTGGCGACCACAATGGCCTTCATAAGGGACAGGTTCACATACACAAGCCTAGCCAGAGGGTTAAATCAGATGGGCCTTCAATGGAGGGCCCTTGAAATGGTAGTCCGGATGTTCCATGAGGATGTTGATGTTGACGGTTACAGTCTCGCTAGCTTTCTTTCGTCTGCTGCAAGTTTGATATCCATAGAGATTGGGAAGCAGTTGCATAGCTGCTCGGTGAAACTAGGATTGAGTAGTGACATTTCGGTTTCTAACAGTCTTATTGACATGTACAGCAAATGCAAGTATATGGGGGATGCTAAGAATGTTTTCCAGTCAATCAGAGAGCCAAGAGTTGTGTCCTGGAATGCCTTGATGTCTGCACTGGTATCCAATAAGTGCTACAAAGAAGCATTGTCGGCTTTTGAAGACATGATACTGGTTGGAGCTAAGCCTGATGGCATCACTCTCTCACTAGTGCTTTTTGCTTGCAACCATGGTGGTTTAGTTGACATTGGCATCAAATACTTCAACTCTATGGGCACTTTGTTTGGTGTTCTCCCACAGAGGAGTCACTACACACTCTTTCTGGATATGTTAGGACGAGCAGGTCGTCTTACAGAGGCAGCAAACATCGTTGATGTCATACCCGTCGAGCCAG TAGTCAATGTGCAGTTCTTTGTTGGCATCATGAAATCTCCATAA
- the LOC102719195 gene encoding uncharacterized protein LOC102719195 isoform X1 produces the protein MMNSTLTTASPFKSPPTFKLQLRPKQRCLPPQQQLQIGSNRATPTGKQDFVLKPVHATVGPNSTGGHGGASLPSSPLAEVIQEFYASVNEKDIKRLEKLFAPGCIIEDNAYYKPLDIKNTQNYFRRLMDAMGKNVKFAIDEVSQGVEPTLAVMWHLEWNGKTIPFTKGCSFYTCSGKESALVIRKVHVFQESPVKPCKFALEILNIVTSLFDMFPNIAEGFLNNPEEAIQPFVRLYKSFVEPFIVPFLAYYTHFWTYLAKVLTMMFNMLYRIIKW, from the exons ATGATGAATTCCACCTTGACAACTGCTTCTCCCTTCAAATCTCCTCCCACTTTCAAGCTACAACTAAGGCCTAAACAGCGTTGCCTGCCTCCCCAACAACAGCTGCAGATTGGCAGCAACAGGGCAACTCCAACAGGAAAGCAGGATTTTGTGCTAAAACCTGTACATGCAACAGTAGGGCCAAATTCAACTGGTGGTCATGGAGGTGCCTCCTTACCATCTTCGCCCCTGGCAGAAGTGATTCAGGAGTTCTATGCCTCCGTCAATGAGAAGGACATCAAACGGCTTGAAAAGCTGTTTGCTCCTGGCTGCATCATTGAGGACAACGCATACTATAAGCCACTGGACATCAAG AATACCCAAAACTATTTCAGGAGACTGATGGATGCTATGGGAAAGAATGTCAAATTTGCCATCGATGAGGTTTCTCAAGGAGTAGAACCCACCCTCGCAGTGATGTGGCATCTTG AATGGAATGGTAAAACCATCCCCTTCACCAAGGGCTGCAGCTTCTACACATGTTCAGGAAAAGAATCAGCTCTTGTTATTAG GAAAGTTCATGTCTTCCAAGAGTCACCAGTGAAACCATGCAAGTTCGCATTG GAAATACTAAATATCGTTACCAGCTTGTTTGACATGTTCCCAAATATAGCTGAAG GTTTCCTAAACAATCCAGAAGAAGCAATACAGCCCTTTGTGAGGCTTTACAAGTCCTTCGTGGAGCCTTTCATTGTCCCTTTTCTTGCATACTATACCCACTTTTGGACATATTTGGCCAAAGTATTGACTATGATGTTCAATATGTTGTACAGAATAATCAAATG GTAG
- the LOC102719195 gene encoding uncharacterized protein LOC102719195 isoform X2: MMNSTLTTASPFKSPPTFKLQLRPKQRCLPPQQQLQIGSNRATPTGKQDFVLKPVHATVGPNSTGGHGGASLPSSPLAEVIQEFYASVNEKDIKRLEKLFAPGCIIEDNAYYKPLDIKNTQNYFRRLMDAMGKNVKFAIDEVSQGVEPTLAVMWHLEWNGKTIPFTKGCSFYTCSGKESALVIRKVHVFQESPVKPCKFALEILNIVTSLFDMFPNIAEVHMQVS, translated from the exons ATGATGAATTCCACCTTGACAACTGCTTCTCCCTTCAAATCTCCTCCCACTTTCAAGCTACAACTAAGGCCTAAACAGCGTTGCCTGCCTCCCCAACAACAGCTGCAGATTGGCAGCAACAGGGCAACTCCAACAGGAAAGCAGGATTTTGTGCTAAAACCTGTACATGCAACAGTAGGGCCAAATTCAACTGGTGGTCATGGAGGTGCCTCCTTACCATCTTCGCCCCTGGCAGAAGTGATTCAGGAGTTCTATGCCTCCGTCAATGAGAAGGACATCAAACGGCTTGAAAAGCTGTTTGCTCCTGGCTGCATCATTGAGGACAACGCATACTATAAGCCACTGGACATCAAG AATACCCAAAACTATTTCAGGAGACTGATGGATGCTATGGGAAAGAATGTCAAATTTGCCATCGATGAGGTTTCTCAAGGAGTAGAACCCACCCTCGCAGTGATGTGGCATCTTG AATGGAATGGTAAAACCATCCCCTTCACCAAGGGCTGCAGCTTCTACACATGTTCAGGAAAAGAATCAGCTCTTGTTATTAG GAAAGTTCATGTCTTCCAAGAGTCACCAGTGAAACCATGCAAGTTCGCATTG GAAATACTAAATATCGTTACCAGCTTGTTTGACATGTTCCCAAATATAGCTGAAG TGCACATGCAGGTTTCCTAA
- the LOC102719479 gene encoding uncharacterized protein LOC102719479 — MAPVNSGDSSICQVDAVSMAPRFVFFLFLLLPMLLFPGLAAFLLAASPVLLLAAFLLALVLVYSEPNVPEAEDHPIGSRTKIKPIYPHASYTTSRSSDDDVQESDSESDASCSADEEPVSEKAAVWTAEDEKSILNIGSLELERNAAVEKLMSSRSMHRYHADRDLIDLDGDGDGHLPPGSAPSMHRNPFFFDDDQQEKEGATAAMVFSRHESFAVVGFRPYFVADKTQQPVAVSIPIPVISESSGGGGSSSSSSSSATVDCGGQHMDQEAAATTADSSSSRVMGPTTADSSSSPRAMVTVDVELISDSSDDDEDEMLSLPGQQRKVASIGMSDDDDGESFEVESITRQVNETLHAHAAAAAAAAREGQEEDEKNSSSSSWASKLASVPEDEKNERREREVLEIRERDIFLASVPEASAAPANSVNINAASSAGGSPPLDTTAAPKAAATKSSRYSYKPPSRKAVLGLFRK, encoded by the coding sequence atGGCTCCGGTGAATTCCGGGGACTCCTCGATTTGCCAAGTTGATGCGGTGTCAATGGCTCCTCGattcgtcttcttcctcttcctcctgctGCCGATGTTGCTCTTCCCCGGcctcgccgccttcctcctcgccgcatCCCCTGTCCTGCTCCTCGCTGCATTCCTCCTCGCCCTCGTTCTCGTGTACAGCGAACCCAACGTGCCCGAGGCGGAGGACCATCCCATCGGGAGCAGGACCAAGATCAAGCCGATCTATCCTCATGCCTCCTACACCACCTCCAGATCATCGGACGACGACGTCCAAGAGTCGGATTCGGAATCTGACGCCAGCTGCAGCGCGGACGAGGAGCCTGTCAGTGAGAAGGCTGCGGTGTGGACGGCAGAGGACGAGAAAAGCATCCTGAACATCGGCTCGCTGGAGCTGGAGAGGAACGCCGCCGTGGAGAAGCTCATGTCCTCAAGAAGCATGCATCGCTACCACGCCGATCGCGACCTCATCgacctcgacggcgacggcgacggccaccTGCCCCCCGGCTCCGCTCCCTCCATGCACCGCAACCCCTTCTTCTTCGACGATGAccaacaagaaaaagaaggagCAACAGCGGCGATGGTGTTCAGCCGGCATGAGAGCTTCGCCGTCGTGGGTTTCAGGCCATACTTCGTGGCCGACAAGACGCAGCAGCCGGTCGCCGTTTCCATTCCCATCCCCGTTATTAGCGAGagcagcggtggcggcggctcgtcctcgtcttcgtcttcctctGCCACCGTCGACTGTGGCGGCCAGCACATGGACCAAGAAGCTGCAGCAACAACTGCCGACTCCTCCAGCTCCAGGGTCATGGGGCCAACAACTGCTGACTCCTCTTCCAGCCCCAGGGCCATGGTGACGGTGGATGTAGAGCTGATCAGCGACTCCTCGGATGACGACGAAGACGAGATGCTTTCGTTGCCCGGGCAGCAAAGGAAAGTGGCGAGCATCGGCATGTCAGACGACGATGATGGGGAGTCCTTTGAAGTGGAGAGCATCACTCGACAGGTAAATGAAACTTTGCATGCTcacgctgctgccgccgccgccgccgcccgtgaaggacaagaagaagatgagaagaacagcagcagtagcagctgGGCCAGCAAGCTGGCATCAGTTCCCGAAGATGAGAAGAACGAGAGGAGGGAACGCGAGGTGCTGGAGATCAGGGAGCGCGACATCTTTTTGGCTTCTGTTCCCGAAGCATCCGCTGCTCCGGCAAACTCTGTCAACATTAATGCTGCTAGCAGTGCCGGCGGTTCTCCTCCTCTTGACACCACCGCTGCTCCcaaagcagcagcaaccaAGTCAAGCAGATACTCATACAAGCCGCCCTCCAGGAAGGCAGTGCTGGGCTTATTCCGAAAATGA